A section of the Petrimonas sulfuriphila genome encodes:
- a CDS encoding ABC-F family ATP-binding cassette domain-containing protein, with amino-acid sequence MANPLLQIDTLTKSFGDRMLFRNISFGVAEGDKIGLIAGNGAGKTSLLNIIAGKEPSDNGRVVFRNDIRFAYLEQSPQFDPGLTVLEACFQTENEAVKVIARYEEIMESGNHLELDEILAKMDLLKAWDYEQRIRQILSQLKIFQLDQKIGELSGGQVKRVALANTLISEPELIMLDEPTNHLDLDMVEWLEEYLSRSNISLLMVTHDRYFLDRVCTQIIEIDDRQIYSYKGNYAYYLEKRGERIVVQNAEADSAQNIYRKELDWMRRQPQARATKAKSRIDAFYELEEQVKQRNQANDIKLSAKGSYIGKKIFEANHITKSFGDIKITDDFNYIFTRYEKMGIIGNNGTGKSTFIKMLLGIEQPDSGNFDIGETVNFGYYSQEGLQFDEQTKVIDAVQKIAEVIDLGNGNKLTASQFLQHFLFAPAKQHDFVYKLSGGEKRRLHLCTVLIKNPNFLILDEPTNDLDIITLNILEEYLIGFKGCLIVISHDRYFMDKVVDHLLCFHGDAEIQDFPGNYTQYRDWKSLEDKRVAEETKPPKPIKTSEKPVQQEKTKLTFREKQEFEGLEAEIQRLETEKEQLAQQLSSGNLSSEELINASNRISQVVSLIDEKTYRWLELSEFA; translated from the coding sequence ATGGCAAATCCATTATTGCAAATCGATACGCTAACCAAAAGCTTCGGCGATCGGATGCTTTTCCGCAACATCTCTTTCGGGGTTGCCGAAGGCGACAAAATCGGTCTGATTGCAGGAAACGGCGCGGGAAAGACCTCATTGCTGAACATCATCGCCGGAAAGGAACCCAGCGATAATGGGAGAGTTGTTTTCCGAAACGATATCCGGTTTGCTTACCTGGAACAATCGCCGCAGTTTGATCCCGGACTCACGGTACTCGAAGCTTGTTTTCAAACCGAAAACGAAGCGGTGAAAGTAATTGCGCGATACGAAGAGATCATGGAATCCGGCAATCATCTGGAGCTGGATGAAATTTTAGCAAAAATGGATTTGCTCAAAGCCTGGGACTACGAACAGCGCATCCGGCAGATTCTCAGCCAGCTGAAGATCTTTCAGCTCGATCAGAAAATCGGCGAACTTTCCGGCGGGCAAGTCAAGCGGGTAGCGCTGGCAAACACCCTTATCTCGGAGCCGGAACTGATCATGCTGGACGAACCGACCAACCACCTCGATCTGGATATGGTGGAATGGCTGGAGGAGTATCTTTCCCGCTCGAACATCAGTTTACTGATGGTTACCCACGACCGCTATTTTCTCGATAGGGTATGTACGCAAATCATCGAAATTGACGATCGTCAAATCTACTCCTACAAAGGCAATTATGCCTATTACCTGGAAAAGCGCGGTGAACGCATCGTCGTACAGAATGCCGAAGCTGACAGCGCACAAAACATCTACCGCAAAGAGCTCGACTGGATGCGCCGGCAACCGCAGGCCCGTGCTACCAAAGCAAAATCGCGCATTGACGCGTTTTACGAACTGGAAGAGCAGGTCAAACAACGCAACCAAGCCAACGACATAAAACTCTCGGCGAAAGGTTCGTATATCGGCAAAAAAATATTCGAAGCCAACCACATTACCAAAAGTTTTGGCGACATTAAGATTACCGACGACTTCAACTATATTTTCACCCGGTACGAAAAAATGGGGATTATCGGTAACAACGGCACCGGCAAATCGACGTTCATAAAAATGTTACTGGGGATCGAACAACCCGATTCAGGAAACTTCGATATCGGAGAAACGGTGAACTTCGGGTATTACAGTCAGGAAGGGCTGCAGTTTGATGAACAGACCAAGGTCATTGACGCCGTCCAGAAAATAGCCGAAGTCATAGATCTGGGCAATGGGAACAAACTCACGGCATCACAGTTCCTGCAGCATTTTCTCTTTGCTCCGGCCAAGCAACACGATTTCGTCTACAAGCTGAGCGGTGGTGAAAAACGCCGACTGCACCTCTGTACCGTGCTTATCAAAAACCCCAACTTCCTGATCCTTGACGAGCCTACAAATGATCTCGATATCATTACACTCAACATACTGGAAGAATACCTCATCGGATTTAAAGGCTGCCTGATCGTTATTTCCCACGACCGCTATTTTATGGACAAGGTGGTGGATCACCTGCTCTGTTTTCACGGAGACGCCGAGATCCAGGATTTTCCGGGGAACTACACACAATACCGCGACTGGAAATCATTGGAAGACAAACGGGTTGCCGAAGAAACAAAACCACCAAAGCCGATAAAAACTTCAGAAAAACCTGTCCAACAAGAGAAGACCAAACTCACGTTCAGGGAAAAACAGGAATTTGAGGGGTTGGAGGCAGAAATCCAACGCCTTGAAACGGAAAAAGAACAATTGGCACAACAACTCTCATCGGGGAATCTCTCGTCAGAAGAGCTAATCAACGCATCAAACCGCATATCGCAAGTCGTCAGCCTGATTGACGAAAAGACCTATCGCTGGCTGGAGCTGAGCGAATTCGCCTGA
- a CDS encoding phosphatase PAP2 family protein — protein sequence MPEKNYTSFRKKRNFFGVEILTAGYVAITSVIVIVLWNRLDNPGSFLLARMLIISGMFLAYSATSMLNFAPATAFVRVLFSVGLITYWYPETYEFNKIFGNLDHVFASAEQSIFGFQPALAFSKHFSSEWISEAFYMGYFFYFPMMMFVILYCFFYQREKFDKLTFIFLGSFFLYYFLFIFIPVTGPQFYFPVIGTENAENGFFLNVGNYFYYNSELLPVSGYGDGLFNRCVRVLQAMGERPTAAFPSSHVGISTILMMWLYRNNKRIMFIVFPLYALLCGATVYIKAHYLIDVFAGFMSAFAFYGLFALSFDKLYGRRGSVETGSPNPTKQTTI from the coding sequence ATGCCAGAGAAAAACTATACATCCTTCAGAAAAAAGAGGAACTTCTTCGGAGTAGAAATTCTCACAGCCGGTTATGTCGCAATTACCTCTGTCATTGTCATCGTTCTCTGGAACAGACTGGATAATCCGGGTTCCTTCTTGTTGGCTCGTATGCTAATTATCAGCGGAATGTTTCTTGCCTATTCCGCCACGTCTATGCTTAACTTTGCACCGGCAACGGCTTTCGTCCGTGTCCTCTTCTCCGTAGGACTTATCACTTACTGGTATCCTGAAACCTACGAATTCAATAAAATATTTGGGAACCTGGACCACGTTTTTGCTTCCGCAGAGCAATCTATCTTTGGGTTTCAGCCGGCCCTGGCCTTTTCGAAGCATTTTTCCTCGGAGTGGATTAGCGAAGCATTCTACATGGGGTATTTCTTCTATTTTCCCATGATGATGTTCGTCATTTTGTACTGTTTCTTTTATCAACGGGAGAAGTTCGACAAATTAACTTTCATATTCTTGGGATCGTTTTTCCTTTATTATTTCTTGTTTATCTTTATTCCCGTCACCGGCCCGCAATTTTATTTTCCGGTTATAGGAACAGAGAATGCAGAAAACGGATTTTTTTTGAATGTTGGCAATTATTTTTATTACAACAGCGAACTGTTGCCCGTTTCCGGTTATGGGGATGGATTATTCAACCGTTGTGTCAGGGTATTGCAGGCAATGGGAGAACGGCCCACTGCCGCATTTCCAAGTTCGCACGTGGGCATATCCACTATACTGATGATGTGGTTATATAGAAATAATAAAAGAATAATGTTCATTGTTTTCCCGTTATACGCTCTTCTCTGCGGAGCAACCGTATATATCAAAGCACATTACCTGATTGATGTTTTTGCCGGTTTCATGAGTGCCTTCGCTTTTTATGGTTTGTTCGCGTTGTCTTTCGATAAGCTATATGGCCGCCGGGGTTCGGTTGAGACCGGAAGCCCAAATCCGACAAAACAGACAACTATTTAG
- a CDS encoding rubrerythrin family protein encodes MKSVKGTQTEQNLLKSFAGESQARMRYTFFAKQAKTEGYEQISAIFLETADQEMVHAKRMFKYLEGGMLEITATYPAGMIGTTAENLKAAAEGENEEWTDLYPHFAEVAEEEGFKEIATMYRMIAKAEAVHEEKYLKLLQRVQDGTVFVREEEIEWYCRHCGYVFTGKKPPKNCPTCLHPQAYFEPKNSADY; translated from the coding sequence ATGAAAAGTGTAAAGGGAACCCAAACAGAGCAGAACCTGCTGAAATCTTTTGCAGGCGAATCTCAGGCAAGAATGCGCTACACATTCTTCGCAAAACAGGCCAAAACAGAAGGGTATGAGCAAATTTCGGCCATTTTCCTGGAAACCGCAGACCAGGAGATGGTGCACGCAAAACGTATGTTTAAATACCTGGAAGGCGGAATGCTTGAAATTACAGCAACTTATCCGGCAGGAATGATCGGCACAACTGCGGAAAACCTAAAAGCCGCCGCTGAAGGCGAGAACGAAGAGTGGACCGATCTCTATCCTCATTTCGCCGAAGTGGCCGAAGAAGAAGGATTCAAGGAAATTGCCACCATGTACCGGATGATTGCCAAAGCGGAAGCAGTCCACGAGGAAAAATACCTGAAGCTACTGCAAAGGGTACAGGACGGGACCGTTTTTGTACGCGAGGAAGAGATCGAATGGTATTGCCGCCACTGCGGTTATGTGTTTACAGGCAAGAAACCGCCGAAAAACTGTCCGACCTGCCTGCATCCGCAAGCCTATTTCGAACCCAAAAACAGTGCGGATTATTGA
- a CDS encoding alpha/beta hydrolase, translating to MRYNLLIILLTLLIVNFKTYSQDNHRYVDELNASIHPTRKITYKKVDNHELKLHILEPAEKSNKLLKPCIIGIHGGGWAGGNPTMVYAILQEFVKEGWIGISIEYRLLNLSKNHTVSDCVKDVKTAIRYVKEHASEIGIDSEQITLSGLSAGGHLALGALLFDTLNEKSDNLAISTQPRYVILYYPVVDTSIKGYGNKKIGDEWLKLSPLHNIKGNLPPILIFHGMKDNVVPIEGVINFQKKIVSLGNSCDLIIHGEGIHGYFLYSQSKFNDVINQTFSFLNRFD from the coding sequence ATGAGATATAATTTGCTTATTATATTGTTGACATTATTAATTGTGAATTTTAAAACGTATTCTCAGGATAACCATCGCTACGTTGATGAGTTGAACGCTTCAATTCACCCGACTAGAAAAATCACTTACAAGAAAGTAGATAATCACGAATTGAAGCTGCATATTCTAGAACCTGCAGAGAAAAGCAATAAGTTATTAAAACCATGCATTATAGGGATACATGGAGGAGGTTGGGCTGGAGGTAATCCTACGATGGTATATGCAATACTGCAGGAGTTCGTTAAAGAGGGATGGATTGGTATTTCCATTGAATACAGGCTTTTAAATCTCTCCAAAAACCACACAGTCTCCGATTGTGTTAAAGATGTAAAAACTGCCATTCGCTATGTGAAAGAACATGCGAGTGAGATAGGAATCGACTCAGAACAGATTACCCTAAGTGGTTTATCAGCTGGCGGTCATCTTGCTTTAGGCGCACTGTTATTTGATACTCTCAATGAAAAATCCGACAACCTGGCAATTTCTACACAACCACGGTATGTGATCCTTTATTATCCAGTAGTTGACACTTCCATAAAAGGGTACGGAAATAAGAAGATAGGGGATGAGTGGTTAAAATTATCGCCCTTGCATAACATCAAGGGAAATTTACCTCCTATTCTTATTTTTCATGGTATGAAAGATAATGTGGTGCCAATTGAGGGTGTCATAAATTTTCAAAAAAAGATAGTTTCTTTAGGGAACTCCTGTGATTTGATTATTCATGGAGAAGGTATTCATGGATATTTTTTATACTCACAATCAAAATTTAATGATGTTATTAATCAGACATTTAGTTTCCTGAATAGATTCGATTAG
- a CDS encoding dihydrodipicolinate synthase family protein yields MIQFTKIRGLIAPVFTAFRQDGEINKDLIPAYANKLKQKKLKGAFILGSSGEGMLLSVEERKSIMDLWARERSETFKLIVHVGANSYKDSQVLAKYAEDIGVDALSVMGPTFLQPKTVKDLVSYIKIIADVVPGIPFYYYHIPVRTGINFNMIDLLREAKNEIPNLVGIKYTNSNFMDMQQCILFDNMRFDILHGSDETLLFGLTLGIEGGIGTTYNLIPELYYEMIDAFNNNNVDLARQLQAKSVRLMNIISRHGGGIVAGKYLMKIANMDCGPCRLPLRTISNDEAKEMIEELETNELFDLIQNSFKV; encoded by the coding sequence ATGATACAATTTACAAAAATAAGAGGTTTAATTGCACCTGTTTTTACGGCTTTTAGACAGGATGGAGAAATTAACAAGGATTTAATACCAGCTTACGCGAATAAATTAAAGCAAAAGAAGCTAAAGGGAGCTTTTATTCTCGGCTCTTCAGGGGAAGGAATGCTGCTAAGTGTAGAAGAAAGAAAATCAATTATGGATTTATGGGCTAGAGAACGTTCGGAAACGTTTAAACTTATTGTTCATGTCGGCGCAAATTCATACAAGGACTCACAGGTTTTGGCAAAATATGCAGAAGATATAGGAGTGGATGCATTGTCAGTTATGGGACCTACGTTTCTCCAACCCAAAACGGTCAAAGATCTTGTATCATATATAAAAATAATCGCAGATGTAGTTCCAGGCATTCCATTTTATTATTATCATATTCCAGTACGAACAGGCATTAATTTCAATATGATTGATCTACTAAGAGAGGCCAAAAATGAAATACCCAATCTTGTCGGGATTAAATATACCAATAGCAATTTCATGGATATGCAGCAATGCATACTCTTCGATAATATGCGATTTGATATTCTACATGGATCTGATGAAACATTACTGTTTGGATTAACTCTCGGTATTGAAGGCGGTATTGGAACAACCTACAACTTGATCCCTGAGTTGTATTATGAAATGATAGATGCATTCAATAACAATAATGTAGATTTGGCAAGACAACTTCAGGCAAAGTCTGTAAGGTTAATGAACATCATAAGCAGACATGGAGGAGGTATTGTTGCTGGAAAATATCTTATGAAGATTGCAAATATGGATTGTGGCCCATGTCGTCTTCCATTAAGAACGATAAGTAATGACGAGGCAAAGGAAATGATAGAAGAGTTAGAGACAAATGAACTATTTGATCTAATTCAAAACTCTTTTAAAGTTTGA
- a CDS encoding FAD-dependent oxidoreductase, which produces MESIFIEAEHFEDIGGWVVDQQSIVSMGSSYLMAHGLGIPVRDAKTIITIKSSGMYKVWVRTRNWVASWNNNYFPGKFQVLINQKALATTFGTEDAAWHWQDGGEIQLEGGNIEIALHDLTGFNGRCDAIFITDEPAFVPPNDYSSLRLFRKKFNLSPIKEYGNFDLVVVGGGIAGISTAISAARNGCKVALIHDREILGGNNSSEVRVGLSGLIYQEPYSELGRLVDEFGPIGHWTLWEAKKDPTSERSKRIFEIIEKYPEKKIHNGGPASNYEDALKLQTLKAEKNISLFLQTHVVAVTKDGDRITAVRGVNCRYDEEYIFKGTYFADCSGDANLGFLAGADYRVGRESKEMTDESSAPDEADNLVMGTSCQWYATAQEQETSFPDCPWAVQFNEKTCKHKIKGDWNWETGFFKDQALDVENIRDYALRVIFGNWSFIKNNSKRSERYKHYSLNWIAYIAGKRESRRLLGDVILTETDIINQIYYPDASFTTTWSIDLHYPIYFDNFDEEPFLSRAVQHQISPYAVPYRCLYSRNITNLFMAGRNISVTHIALGTVRVMRTISMMGEVVGLAASICKERNIQPREIYYKYLKHLIEKLSEGNKTHKK; this is translated from the coding sequence ATGGAGAGTATTTTTATAGAAGCGGAGCATTTTGAGGATATTGGTGGTTGGGTAGTAGATCAACAGAGTATTGTGTCTATGGGTTCGTCCTATCTGATGGCTCATGGTTTAGGAATACCTGTAAGAGATGCGAAAACCATTATTACCATCAAATCTTCGGGCATGTATAAAGTTTGGGTCCGAACCAGAAACTGGGTTGCTAGTTGGAATAATAATTACTTTCCGGGAAAATTTCAGGTGCTTATAAACCAAAAGGCGTTAGCTACAACTTTTGGTACTGAGGATGCAGCTTGGCATTGGCAGGATGGAGGTGAGATACAATTGGAGGGCGGCAATATCGAAATCGCCCTTCATGATCTGACAGGGTTTAATGGTAGATGTGATGCTATTTTTATCACAGATGAACCCGCATTTGTGCCTCCAAACGACTACTCATCTTTGAGATTATTTCGCAAAAAATTCAACTTGTCTCCAATTAAAGAATATGGCAATTTCGATCTCGTTGTTGTAGGAGGAGGTATCGCAGGAATTTCAACTGCTATTTCAGCTGCAAGAAACGGTTGTAAAGTTGCGTTGATACATGACAGAGAGATACTGGGTGGCAATAATAGTTCAGAAGTGCGCGTCGGACTGTCGGGACTCATTTACCAAGAGCCCTATTCTGAATTAGGGAGGTTGGTTGATGAATTTGGACCCATAGGGCATTGGACGTTATGGGAAGCTAAGAAGGATCCGACATCAGAAAGAAGCAAAAGAATCTTTGAAATCATAGAAAAGTATCCGGAAAAAAAGATTCACAATGGTGGACCTGCATCAAACTATGAAGATGCTTTAAAGTTGCAGACTCTGAAAGCTGAAAAAAATATTTCCTTGTTTTTGCAGACTCACGTGGTTGCCGTAACAAAAGATGGTGATCGTATTACCGCTGTCAGAGGAGTAAATTGTCGATACGACGAAGAATATATCTTTAAAGGCACTTACTTTGCTGATTGTTCCGGTGATGCTAACCTGGGGTTTCTGGCAGGAGCAGATTACAGGGTTGGTAGAGAAAGTAAAGAGATGACAGATGAGTCGTCTGCTCCTGATGAAGCGGATAATTTGGTTATGGGTACTTCTTGCCAGTGGTATGCTACTGCACAAGAACAAGAGACTTCTTTTCCAGACTGCCCTTGGGCTGTACAATTTAACGAAAAAACATGTAAACATAAAATCAAAGGGGATTGGAACTGGGAAACTGGCTTCTTTAAAGACCAGGCTCTGGATGTAGAAAACATCAGGGATTACGCACTGAGGGTAATTTTCGGTAACTGGTCGTTTATTAAAAACAACAGCAAAAGGAGTGAAAGATATAAACATTATTCGTTGAACTGGATTGCCTATATCGCAGGTAAAAGGGAATCGAGAAGGTTATTAGGGGATGTGATCTTAACCGAAACAGATATCATCAACCAAATCTATTATCCTGATGCTTCGTTTACCACTACCTGGAGTATAGATTTACATTATCCTATCTACTTTGATAATTTTGACGAAGAACCATTTTTGTCAAGAGCTGTGCAACATCAGATATCGCCATATGCTGTGCCCTATCGCTGTCTTTACTCCCGGAACATTACTAACCTATTTATGGCAGGCCGAAATATCAGCGTCACTCACATAGCGTTGGGGACAGTAAGGGTGATGAGAACAATATCTATGATGGGGGAAGTGGTTGGGTTGGCAGCATCTATATGCAAAGAAAGGAATATTCAACCTCGTGAAATCTATTACAAGTATTTAAAACATTTAATAGAAAAATTATCAGAAGGAAACAAAACACACAAAAAATAA
- a CDS encoding exo-alpha-sialidase, which translates to MSIILIILPNTLTAMENLSEKDKECIQLKYRTKYEKVLKASEDLDRWSYLAFPSVLQINPSTVLISYKRGEAHGGDPGAKLEIMKYDVIKEKELETKIIGDIDGLIFQMGEWVKFPNGDIVNYVDMQKIVPTPNYRNNHRIGIYYSRSQDNGESFEVMKKMGPVNGIEYGYVFEDIIVGSQVYMLVMTFPELLGKIGKEGWKYGEVHVIKSNNNGKSWEFVRNLSFEFGEIDINESSFIKYGDGFIVTTRGYDGQQWIFHTDNNFKLVKQVNLTENYNCVQSIIGRPRLFLKDGAMYLLGRDYTNPYSLNLYKIDPKTLHLETYVTLDQRPGDAYYAEVFFTKKNGKTFFNTITYVKSVSNSPDIVRLEFPWEEINGVKR; encoded by the coding sequence ATGTCGATTATCCTCATTATTCTTCCTAATACGCTTACAGCGATGGAGAATTTAAGTGAAAAAGATAAAGAGTGCATTCAGTTGAAATACAGAACAAAATATGAAAAAGTACTGAAAGCATCAGAAGATTTGGACCGATGGTCTTATCTTGCTTTCCCATCCGTATTGCAAATCAACCCTTCCACGGTATTGATTTCATATAAGCGCGGTGAGGCACACGGTGGAGACCCAGGTGCTAAGCTAGAAATTATGAAGTATGATGTAATAAAGGAAAAGGAACTTGAAACAAAAATAATTGGCGATATTGATGGATTAATTTTTCAAATGGGAGAATGGGTGAAGTTCCCAAATGGTGATATTGTTAATTACGTTGACATGCAGAAAATAGTACCTACACCTAACTATAGAAACAATCACCGAATAGGGATTTATTATTCTCGATCACAGGATAATGGCGAGAGCTTTGAGGTGATGAAAAAGATGGGGCCGGTAAACGGGATTGAATACGGATATGTTTTTGAAGACATAATTGTTGGATCACAAGTTTATATGTTGGTGATGACTTTTCCTGAACTGCTGGGAAAAATAGGGAAAGAAGGGTGGAAATATGGAGAAGTTCATGTAATCAAGTCAAATAATAATGGAAAATCCTGGGAGTTCGTTCGCAACTTAAGCTTTGAGTTTGGAGAAATAGATATAAATGAAAGTTCTTTCATTAAATATGGTGATGGTTTTATTGTAACAACACGAGGATATGATGGCCAACAATGGATATTTCACACGGACAATAATTTTAAACTAGTAAAGCAAGTCAATTTAACTGAAAATTACAATTGTGTTCAAAGTATAATTGGTAGACCGAGACTTTTTCTAAAAGATGGGGCAATGTATTTGTTGGGAAGAGATTATACAAATCCATACAGTCTTAATTTATATAAGATTGATCCTAAAACCTTGCATCTGGAAACTTATGTCACTTTGGATCAGCGTCCAGGAGATGCATATTATGCCGAAGTTTTTTTTACTAAAAAGAATGGTAAAACATTTTTTAATACTATCACTTATGTGAAATCAGTTAGTAATTCGCCTGATATTGTTAGATTAGAATTTCCATGGGAAGAAATCAACGGAGTCAAGAGGTGA
- a CDS encoding RagB/SusD family nutrient uptake outer membrane protein, translating to MKKITITILLITTLSTTFFIGCDSLNQYPISEKSSATFFSDEDQFNQAIAGCYYILRQYKLRDHIYFRLTESRSDNTFQLQDYDDGQTSRFEETSALPLLNDMWAASYNAINRCNTVLENLEKVDFEMNRDQIEGEARLIRAMVYFDLVRIYAGVPIIDKTLTLSESYTVERSTMQEVYNFIKEDLTKASDLLPSSTISGRFNKYVAIAYMGKVLVFESGYPLKNNKWNEAKDWLKRVIDSNQFEFFPNFEDIFLYANESGKQSVASFTCLSGVGNQGNPFPSRNAPRDIAKSGELGIIFGGNAACLHISEDLVNSFESNDFRLPISIQQVWKHTNGNLIDNEPYCRKYQDGPVSTAHDWDIDYIDYRFDEVLLLYAECLNELGFVADGESFNIVNNFRLRAGLAPKTSAEIQSQDDFRLWIENERRWEFIGENIRWFDLVRTDRALDVMNAFLTPYNYGGNVTKDRYFYPIPLRATNENPNLLIDPGFK from the coding sequence ATGAAGAAAATTACGATTACAATACTTCTAATAACCACTTTATCTACAACTTTTTTTATTGGTTGTGATTCACTGAATCAATATCCAATATCAGAAAAAAGTTCTGCAACATTTTTTAGCGACGAAGATCAATTTAATCAAGCTATTGCAGGTTGTTATTACATACTTCGGCAATATAAACTGCGAGATCACATTTATTTCAGGTTAACAGAATCAAGATCTGACAACACATTCCAATTGCAAGATTATGACGATGGACAGACCTCCCGATTTGAAGAAACAAGTGCTCTTCCCTTACTAAATGATATGTGGGCTGCTAGTTATAATGCAATAAATAGATGTAATACTGTTTTAGAAAATTTAGAGAAAGTGGATTTTGAAATGAATCGCGATCAAATTGAAGGCGAAGCTCGCTTAATAAGAGCAATGGTATATTTTGATCTTGTTCGCATATATGCAGGAGTTCCAATCATAGATAAAACATTAACTTTATCTGAAAGTTATACTGTAGAAAGATCAACCATGCAAGAGGTTTATAACTTTATAAAAGAAGATTTGACAAAAGCTTCTGATTTATTACCTTCTTCTACCATTTCAGGTCGTTTTAACAAATATGTGGCAATTGCTTATATGGGAAAAGTACTCGTATTTGAGAGTGGATATCCACTTAAAAACAATAAATGGAACGAAGCAAAAGACTGGTTAAAAAGGGTTATTGATTCGAATCAATTTGAGTTTTTTCCTAACTTTGAAGACATTTTTTTATACGCAAATGAGTCAGGTAAGCAGTCTGTAGCATCATTTACTTGTTTATCTGGAGTTGGAAATCAGGGAAATCCTTTTCCTTCACGAAATGCACCCAGAGACATAGCCAAATCAGGAGAGTTAGGTATAATATTTGGAGGTAATGCAGCTTGTCTTCATATATCAGAAGATTTAGTTAATAGTTTTGAATCAAATGATTTCCGTTTGCCCATATCCATACAACAAGTATGGAAACATACAAATGGAAATCTTATTGATAATGAACCTTACTGCAGAAAATATCAAGATGGACCTGTTTCAACAGCACACGATTGGGATATCGATTATATTGACTACCGATTTGACGAAGTTTTGTTGCTTTACGCTGAATGTCTAAATGAACTTGGATTTGTAGCGGATGGGGAATCTTTTAACATAGTGAACAATTTTCGTCTACGTGCTGGTTTAGCACCTAAAACCTCAGCTGAAATTCAATCTCAGGATGATTTTCGTTTGTGGATAGAAAATGAAAGACGTTGGGAGTTTATTGGAGAGAATATTCGCTGGTTTGATTTGGTAAGGACTGATAGAGCACTTGACGTTATGAATGCTTTTCTCACGCCCTATAACTATGGCGGAAATGTTACAAAAGATCGCTATTTTTATCCTATCCCTTTAAGGGCTACTAATGAGAATCCAAATCTCTTAATAGATCCCGGGTTTAAATAA